From the Alloalcanivorax dieselolei B5 genome, one window contains:
- a CDS encoding CitMHS family transporter, protein MAWIGFGMVITFMTLIMTRRLSAVVALILVPVAFGLLAGLGSDMGGMVMDGMRQVAPIAIMLVFAILLFSIMYDAGLFEPLVKSITRFAGHDPLRIALATAFLGAVTSFDGDGTSTVLIVVTAFLPVYLRIGMNPLIIALLILLTNTMINIIPWGGPTARVASALNLDVMEVFWGLIPAALIGLVYATGMAWWLGLRERKRLGWEPGKNMLMSEAGGKLPEIDRSHQRPKLVWVNLILMLGMAAAMGTGLAPLPVVMVVTFALALLINYPRLSQQKERIAAHAENAVTVATLIFSAGVFTGILTGSGMVDAMSESFVGIIPDAAGEYMALITAFASLPFTFFVSNDAYFFGIVPILAAAGAEYGVDPIHIARASMLGQPVHALSPLIAAIYVIGGLLNKEVGELQRFSLLPAIVASLIFIAGAFITGAIY, encoded by the coding sequence ATGGCTTGGATTGGTTTCGGTATGGTCATCACCTTCATGACACTGATCATGACCAGGCGGTTGTCCGCCGTGGTGGCCCTTATTCTTGTTCCGGTGGCTTTCGGATTGCTCGCCGGTCTGGGCAGCGACATGGGTGGCATGGTCATGGATGGGATGCGGCAAGTCGCGCCCATCGCGATCATGTTGGTGTTCGCGATACTTCTGTTCTCGATCATGTACGACGCAGGTTTGTTTGAGCCTCTGGTCAAATCGATCACGCGTTTTGCCGGCCATGATCCCCTGCGGATAGCGCTGGCCACCGCTTTTCTGGGGGCGGTGACGTCTTTTGATGGCGACGGCACCAGCACCGTTCTGATCGTGGTTACGGCCTTCCTGCCGGTTTACCTTCGTATCGGAATGAATCCGCTGATCATTGCGTTGCTGATCCTGCTGACCAACACCATGATCAATATCATCCCCTGGGGTGGGCCCACCGCCCGGGTGGCCAGCGCTCTGAACCTGGACGTGATGGAGGTTTTCTGGGGCCTGATCCCGGCGGCTTTGATCGGCCTTGTCTACGCCACGGGCATGGCGTGGTGGCTGGGGCTGAGGGAACGCAAACGGCTGGGCTGGGAACCCGGAAAGAACATGCTGATGTCGGAGGCGGGGGGCAAGCTGCCGGAAATTGACCGCAGCCACCAACGTCCGAAACTGGTCTGGGTCAACCTTATTCTGATGCTGGGAATGGCCGCCGCCATGGGGACCGGATTGGCGCCGCTACCGGTGGTTATGGTCGTCACCTTTGCGCTGGCCTTGTTGATCAACTACCCACGGCTGTCGCAACAGAAGGAGCGTATCGCCGCGCACGCGGAAAACGCGGTCACGGTGGCGACGCTCATATTTTCCGCGGGGGTCTTCACTGGAATCCTGACCGGCTCAGGCATGGTGGACGCCATGTCGGAGTCCTTTGTCGGCATCATCCCCGACGCCGCCGGCGAGTATATGGCACTGATTACCGCCTTTGCCTCGCTGCCTTTCACTTTCTTTGTATCCAATGACGCCTACTTCTTCGGCATCGTGCCAATTCTGGCGGCGGCCGGGGCGGAGTATGGCGTGGATCCGATCCATATCGCCCGGGCCTCGATGCTGGGACAACCGGTGCATGCACTGAGCCCGCTGATCGCCGCGATCTACGTGATAGGCGGGCTGCTGAATAAGGAGGTCGGTGAATTGCAGAGATTCTCACTTCTGCC
- the leuD gene encoding 3-isopropylmalate dehydratase small subunit: MEPFTNVRGAAAPMLSANIDTDVIMPKQFLKGIDRSGLDKGVFHDLRFLPDGRKNPDFVLNQAPWYDAKFLVVGPNFGCGSSREHAVWGLRQLGIRALIGSSFAGIFFDNCKRNGVLLIELTQEQVGGVGKSVSEEDAAVIEIDLPAQKISLADGTTLDFAIDGLRKDALVSGLDAIGGTLKLSDEIEQFERRHFAARPWLS, translated from the coding sequence ATGGAACCGTTTACCAATGTCAGGGGCGCGGCGGCGCCGATGCTTTCCGCCAACATCGATACCGATGTCATCATGCCAAAGCAGTTTCTGAAGGGGATCGACCGTTCGGGGCTCGACAAAGGGGTGTTTCATGATCTGCGTTTTCTTCCCGACGGACGGAAGAATCCCGATTTCGTATTGAACCAGGCACCGTGGTATGACGCGAAGTTTCTTGTCGTGGGCCCCAATTTCGGCTGCGGTTCGAGTCGTGAGCATGCGGTCTGGGGGCTCAGGCAGCTTGGTATCCGGGCTTTGATAGGAAGCAGTTTCGCCGGCATCTTCTTCGATAACTGCAAGCGCAATGGGGTGTTGCTGATCGAGTTGACGCAAGAACAGGTTGGCGGGGTGGGTAAGAGTGTGTCCGAGGAAGATGCGGCGGTGATTGAGATTGATCTGCCCGCGCAGAAGATATCCCTTGCCGATGGCACCACGCTCGACTTCGCCATTGATGGACTGCGCAAGGACGCTTTGGTGTCGGGGCTTGATGCGATTGGCGGCACGCTCAAACTGAGTGATGAGATCGAGCAGTTCGAGCGGAGGCATTTCGCCGCTCGTCCCTGGCTGTCGTAA
- a CDS encoding citrate synthase, with protein sequence MSDDHLYLNAEEAAAMLGVSLPTLYAYVSRKGIRSVKVEGSRKRLYWAADIERLSSGERQPRIAGQPALDLGNQSSAITLLTDNGVYYRGVSATELADSASVEEAAELIWQSEGAFSDSLPVMPKDTKALLDLYRDMTVSEKAIALFPLVERENPRSFDLSPDAYARTGADVVRILASLIAGRGAPDATPLHQFLTRELGLDPAYQDLIRRLLVLFIDHEFDHCTYSVRAAARTGVTPYYAAIAGLTTYQGRRTAYSRHQAANRLLTEICTAKDPTPPLLQHFSQSGEIPGFNHSTHKVEDPRVDNLITALTAMFESDPEFRNLQKAVEVANELVRKPPEFVLLASFVGRKCNLVGEELALAGIARTIGWIAHASEQCQQPLSRQRANYVGQLPL encoded by the coding sequence GTGAGTGACGATCATCTGTACCTGAACGCCGAGGAGGCCGCTGCCATGCTCGGCGTCAGCCTGCCAACCCTGTATGCGTACGTAAGCCGAAAAGGTATTCGCTCGGTGAAGGTTGAAGGGTCACGAAAGCGGCTCTACTGGGCCGCCGACATCGAAAGACTCTCCAGCGGCGAGCGCCAGCCCAGGATAGCCGGCCAACCCGCGCTGGACCTGGGCAATCAAAGCAGCGCGATCACCCTGCTAACCGACAACGGCGTCTACTACCGTGGCGTCAGTGCCACCGAGCTGGCCGACTCCGCCTCTGTCGAGGAAGCCGCGGAACTCATCTGGCAATCAGAAGGCGCATTTTCGGATTCTCTCCCGGTAATGCCGAAAGACACCAAAGCACTGCTTGACCTGTATCGTGATATGACCGTGTCGGAAAAAGCGATCGCGCTGTTTCCGCTGGTTGAAAGGGAGAACCCCCGATCCTTTGACCTGTCACCGGATGCTTACGCCAGGACCGGCGCCGATGTGGTACGCATCCTGGCCTCGCTGATCGCGGGCCGGGGCGCCCCGGACGCAACACCATTGCACCAGTTCCTGACCAGGGAGCTGGGCCTGGATCCAGCGTATCAGGATCTGATCAGGCGCCTTCTGGTCCTGTTCATCGACCACGAGTTTGACCATTGCACCTACAGTGTCAGAGCCGCGGCGCGCACCGGCGTCACCCCCTACTACGCGGCGATCGCGGGACTGACCACCTATCAAGGCAGGAGAACCGCATACAGCCGGCACCAGGCCGCCAACCGGCTGCTTACCGAGATATGCACCGCGAAGGATCCCACTCCCCCGCTGCTACAGCACTTCAGCCAGAGTGGGGAAATCCCGGGCTTCAACCATTCCACGCACAAGGTCGAGGATCCGCGGGTGGACAATCTGATCACCGCCCTGACCGCCATGTTTGAATCCGACCCGGAATTTCGGAACCTGCAGAAAGCCGTCGAGGTGGCGAACGAGTTGGTCCGCAAACCGCCGGAGTTTGTTTTGCTGGCCAGTTTCGTCGGGCGAAAATGCAACCTCGTGGGCGAGGAATTGGCGCTGGCGGGCATTGCCCGCACTATTGGCTGGATCGCCCACGCCAGCGAACAATGTCAACAACCCCTCTCCCGGCAGCGCGCGAACTATGTCGGCCAGCTTCCCCTATAA